A region from the Pseudomonas sp. P8_229 genome encodes:
- a CDS encoding DUF3299 domain-containing protein, giving the protein MPRAVLALLLLVALPVWAAAPKDLTWSEMIPPDAAPEVPNMTPLHDMSKMSDVLSAESAPAAKQDLPNAPVVQSLDGQNIRLPGYIVPLEVNEEGRTTDFLLVPYFGACIHVPPPPSNQIVHVKSEVGVKLDELYQPYWVEGPLQVKASTSELADAGYQMAADKIYVYELPE; this is encoded by the coding sequence ATGCCCCGCGCTGTACTTGCGCTGCTGTTGCTGGTTGCCCTGCCCGTGTGGGCAGCGGCGCCGAAAGACCTGACCTGGTCGGAAATGATCCCGCCCGACGCCGCGCCGGAAGTGCCGAACATGACGCCTCTGCACGACATGTCGAAGATGAGTGACGTGCTCTCGGCCGAATCCGCGCCAGCGGCCAAGCAGGATCTGCCCAATGCGCCAGTGGTGCAGAGCCTCGACGGGCAGAACATCCGCCTGCCGGGCTACATCGTGCCGCTGGAGGTCAACGAAGAGGGGCGCACCACGGACTTCCTGCTGGTGCCGTACTTCGGCGCCTGCATCCACGTGCCGCCACCGCCGTCGAACCAGATCGTTCACGTGAAAAGCGAAGTCGGCGTAAAGCTCGACGAGCTGTATCAGCCGTACTGGGTCGAGGGACCGCTGCAGGTCAAGGCGTCCACCAGCGAGCTGGCCGATGCCGGGTATCAGATGGCGGCAGACAAGATTTATGTGTATGAGCTGCCGGAGTAA
- the ribD gene encoding bifunctional diaminohydroxyphosphoribosylaminopyrimidine deaminase/5-amino-6-(5-phosphoribosylamino)uracil reductase RibD → MTSAAEQAILDAHFMARALELARKGHYTTHPNPRVGCVIVRDGQIVGEGFHERAGEPHAEVHALRAAGELARGATAYVTLEPCSHHGRTPPCADALVNAGVGRVVAAMRDPNPQVAGRGLQRLADAGIATQSGVLEAEARKLNQGFLKRMEHGLPFVRVKLAMSLDGRTAMDSGESQWITGPAARSAVQRLRAQAAVVLTGADTVLTDGARLTVRAEELGLDAEQTALVMSRPPLRVLIDGRLRVPLDAPFFKAGPALVATCMAVEEQYANGPECLIVPGDDGQVDLHQLLVELANRGVNEVLVEAGPRLAGAFAQLGLVDEFVIFIAGKFLGSTARPLLDWPLAYMKDAPELKITEIRAVGDDWRVTATPVLSASV, encoded by the coding sequence ATGACCAGCGCCGCCGAGCAGGCCATCCTCGACGCTCACTTCATGGCGCGCGCGCTGGAACTGGCGCGCAAGGGCCACTACACCACGCACCCCAATCCCCGGGTTGGCTGCGTGATCGTGCGCGACGGGCAAATTGTCGGCGAAGGCTTCCACGAGCGTGCCGGTGAACCCCACGCCGAAGTCCACGCCCTGCGCGCCGCCGGTGAACTGGCCCGGGGCGCGACGGCGTACGTCACCCTTGAGCCGTGCAGCCATCATGGGCGCACGCCGCCGTGCGCCGATGCGCTGGTGAATGCTGGAGTTGGCCGGGTGGTCGCGGCCATGCGCGATCCGAACCCGCAGGTCGCCGGGCGCGGCTTGCAGCGTCTGGCCGATGCCGGCATCGCCACGCAAAGCGGCGTGCTGGAAGCCGAGGCACGCAAACTCAATCAAGGTTTCCTGAAACGCATGGAACACGGCTTGCCGTTCGTGCGGGTCAAGTTGGCGATGAGTCTGGATGGTCGTACGGCGATGGATAGCGGCGAGAGCCAGTGGATCACCGGGCCGGCCGCGCGTTCCGCCGTGCAGCGTTTGCGCGCACAGGCAGCCGTGGTGCTGACCGGCGCCGACACCGTGCTGACTGACGGTGCTCGCCTGACCGTGCGCGCCGAAGAATTGGGACTGGATGCCGAACAAACCGCTCTGGTCATGAGCCGTCCGCCGCTGCGGGTGCTGATCGACGGGCGTCTGCGGGTGCCGCTGGATGCGCCGTTCTTCAAGGCTGGCCCGGCATTGGTCGCCACCTGCATGGCGGTCGAAGAACAATACGCCAACGGCCCGGAATGCCTGATCGTGCCGGGTGATGACGGTCAGGTCGATCTGCATCAGCTGCTTGTCGAACTGGCCAACCGTGGCGTCAACGAAGTGCTGGTCGAGGCCGGCCCGCGACTGGCAGGGGCGTTTGCCCAGCTCGGGCTGGTCGACGAATTCGTGATCTTCATCGCTGGCAAGTTCCTCGGCTCCACGGCGCGTCCGCTGCTGGACTGGCCGCTGGCCTATATGAAAGACGCTCCCGAGCTGAAAATCACTGAAATTCGCGCGGTTGGCGATGACTGGCGAGTCACCGCGACGCCGGTCCTTTCGGCGAGCGTATAA
- a CDS encoding OmpW/AlkL family protein — MNKSLLSASLFAFALAAPLAHAHEAGDIIVRAGAITVNPKADSSSVKVDQGPLSGANLGGKATMSSDTQLGLNFAYMLTNNIGIELLAASPFEHDVKLKGTALPAANGKLGTLKHLPPTLSVVYYPLDAKSPFQPYIGGGINYTWIYDEHVGSEAQSNGFSNFKAKNSWGLAWQVGADYMLTDNIMLNAQVRYIDIDTRATVENNAVAPGTRAKVNVDVDPFVYMVGLGYKF; from the coding sequence ATGAACAAGTCCTTGCTCAGCGCTTCGCTGTTTGCATTCGCGCTCGCAGCCCCGCTCGCCCACGCCCACGAAGCCGGCGACATCATCGTTCGCGCGGGTGCGATCACCGTCAACCCGAAGGCCGACAGCTCCAGCGTCAAGGTCGATCAGGGTCCGTTGAGCGGTGCAAACCTGGGCGGCAAAGCGACCATGAGCAGCGACACCCAACTGGGTCTGAACTTCGCGTACATGCTGACCAACAACATCGGTATCGAGTTGCTGGCTGCCTCGCCATTCGAGCATGACGTCAAACTCAAAGGCACCGCGCTGCCAGCCGCCAACGGCAAACTCGGCACCCTGAAACACCTGCCGCCAACCCTCAGCGTCGTGTACTACCCGCTGGATGCGAAGTCGCCGTTCCAGCCGTACATCGGCGGCGGCATCAACTACACCTGGATCTACGACGAGCACGTCGGCAGCGAAGCCCAGTCCAACGGCTTCAGCAACTTCAAGGCGAAAAACTCCTGGGGTCTGGCCTGGCAGGTCGGCGCCGACTACATGCTGACCGACAACATCATGCTCAACGCCCAGGTGCGCTACATCGACATCGACACCCGCGCCACCGTCGAGAACAACGCCGTAGCGCCGGGCACGCGTGCCAAGGTCAATGTTGATGTCGATCCATTTGTGTACATGGTGGGTCTGGGCTACAAGTTCTAA
- a CDS encoding class I SAM-dependent methyltransferase, whose protein sequence is MTAPLDLQQALGELLGDARLEACALPGTDLQLWLIDGDNMHREFSPDETRRILHEPPYWSFCWASGLAVARYLAAFPEWVRGKRVLDFGAGSGIAGIAAVKAGALEVVACDLDPLAIAACRANAALNDVQMSYSTDFFAEADRFDLILVADVLYDRENLPLLDAFLSRGREALVADSRVRDFHHPLYERIEMLEAMTLPDLAEPEEFRHVSLYHARR, encoded by the coding sequence ATGACGGCACCGCTCGACCTGCAACAGGCGTTAGGTGAATTGCTCGGCGATGCCAGGCTCGAGGCCTGTGCATTGCCGGGCACTGACTTGCAGCTATGGCTGATCGACGGCGACAACATGCACCGCGAATTCAGCCCCGACGAAACCCGCCGTATCCTCCACGAGCCACCGTATTGGAGCTTCTGCTGGGCCAGTGGTCTGGCGGTGGCGCGTTATCTGGCGGCGTTTCCCGAGTGGGTACGCGGCAAGCGGGTACTGGATTTCGGCGCTGGTTCCGGGATTGCCGGGATTGCCGCCGTGAAGGCCGGCGCGCTGGAAGTGGTGGCCTGTGACCTCGATCCGCTGGCGATTGCTGCATGCCGGGCGAATGCCGCACTCAACGATGTGCAGATGAGTTACTCGACGGACTTCTTCGCCGAGGCCGATCGCTTCGATCTGATTCTGGTGGCGGACGTGTTGTACGACCGCGAAAACCTGCCGCTGCTCGATGCGTTTCTCAGCCGTGGGCGTGAGGCGCTGGTGGCGGATTCGCGGGTTCGGGATTTTCACCATCCGCTGTATGAGCGCATCGAAATGCTCGAAGCCATGACCCTGCCGGATCTGGCCGAGCCTGAAGAATTCAGACATGTAAGCCTTTACCATGCGCGGCGCTAG
- a CDS encoding YbaY family lipoprotein gives MPLRPLVLLSLFALLVACGSDKPKPQPPTPGPAPQQAQKKAKEAADLGPLPAYQRELSGTLQGVPAGAEVELALLVIDEKSRPQQLLASSSLIGNNQILPFRLRFNPEAFPAGARVELRGRATQSGQLILHLPSQTITQPTTQALGQLQFVKAP, from the coding sequence ATGCCGCTACGACCGCTCGTTTTGCTCAGTCTTTTCGCCCTGCTGGTGGCCTGCGGCAGCGATAAGCCCAAGCCGCAGCCGCCAACACCCGGCCCGGCGCCGCAACAGGCGCAGAAAAAAGCCAAAGAGGCCGCCGACCTCGGTCCGCTGCCGGCCTATCAACGTGAGCTGAGCGGCACTTTGCAAGGCGTGCCGGCCGGTGCCGAAGTCGAACTGGCGTTACTGGTGATCGACGAGAAGTCGCGCCCGCAGCAACTGCTCGCCAGTTCCAGCCTGATTGGCAACAACCAGATCCTGCCGTTCCGCCTGCGCTTCAATCCGGAAGCTTTTCCGGCAGGCGCACGGGTTGAACTGCGCGGTCGGGCCACGCAGTCCGGCCAGTTGATCCTGCATCTGCCGTCGCAAACCATCACCCAGCCGACCACTCAGGCGCTGGGCCAACTGCAATTTGTCAAAGCACCATGA
- a CDS encoding ABC transporter permease, translating to MYLFRLAMASLANRRFTALLTAFAIALSVCLLLAVERVRTEAKASFASTISGTDLIVGARSGSVNLLLYSVFRIGNATNNIRWDSFEHFASNPKVKWAIPMSLGDSHRGYRVMGTTEAYFEHYQYGRQQHLELADGRAFATDPFEVVLGAEVAEALHYKLGDQLVLAHGVAAISLVKHDDKPFTVVGILKRTGTPVDRTLHISLGGMEAIHIDWHNGVPARGNGRISADQARNMDLTPQAITAFMLGLNSKISTFALQREINEYRGEPMLAILPGVALQELWSLMSTAEKALFVVSLFVVLTGLIGMLTAILTSLNERRREMAILRSVGARPWHIASLLVLEAFALALTGVIAGVALLYISIAAAQGYVQANYGLYLPLAWPSEYEWTLLGGILAAALLMGSVPAWRAYRQSLADGLSIRL from the coding sequence ATGTATCTGTTTCGTCTGGCCATGGCCAGCCTGGCCAACCGCCGTTTCACCGCCCTGCTCACCGCGTTCGCCATTGCCTTGTCGGTGTGTCTGCTGCTCGCCGTCGAGCGCGTGCGCACCGAAGCCAAAGCCAGTTTCGCCAGCACCATCAGCGGCACCGACCTGATCGTCGGCGCCCGCTCCGGCTCGGTGAACCTGCTGCTGTACTCGGTGTTCCGCATCGGCAACGCGACCAACAACATTCGTTGGGACAGCTTCGAACACTTCGCCAGCAACCCGAAAGTGAAGTGGGCGATCCCGATGTCCCTCGGCGACTCACATCGTGGCTACCGGGTGATGGGCACCACCGAGGCGTATTTCGAGCATTACCAGTACGGCCGCCAGCAGCATCTGGAGCTGGCTGATGGCCGGGCGTTTGCCACCGACCCGTTCGAAGTGGTGCTCGGCGCCGAAGTGGCCGAGGCGCTGCATTACAAGCTCGGCGACCAACTGGTGCTGGCCCACGGTGTGGCGGCGATCAGTCTGGTCAAACATGACGACAAACCATTCACCGTGGTCGGCATTCTCAAACGCACCGGCACCCCGGTGGACCGCACGCTGCACATCAGCCTCGGCGGCATGGAGGCGATCCACATCGACTGGCACAACGGCGTGCCGGCCCGGGGCAACGGGCGGATCAGTGCCGATCAGGCGCGCAACATGGACCTGACGCCACAGGCAATCACCGCGTTCATGCTCGGCCTCAACAGCAAGATTTCCACGTTCGCCCTGCAACGCGAGATCAATGAATACCGAGGTGAGCCGATGCTGGCGATCCTGCCGGGCGTGGCTTTGCAGGAGTTGTGGAGCCTGATGAGCACCGCTGAAAAAGCACTGTTCGTGGTCTCGCTGTTCGTGGTGCTGACCGGGTTGATCGGCATGCTCACGGCGATTCTCACCAGCCTCAACGAGCGTCGCCGCGAGATGGCGATTCTGCGTTCGGTCGGTGCGCGGCCGTGGCACATCGCAAGCCTGCTGGTGCTGGAAGCCTTCGCCCTGGCGCTGACCGGGGTCATCGCCGGAGTGGCGCTGCTGTACATCAGCATCGCCGCTGCGCAGGGTTACGTGCAGGCCAATTACGGGCTGTATCTGCCGCTGGCGTGGCCGAGCGAGTATGAATGGACGCTGCTCGGTGGCATTCTGGCAGCCGCGCTGCTGATGGGCAGCGTGCCGGCCTGGCGTGCATATCGCCAATCCCTGGCTGATGGCCTGTCGATCCGTTTATGA
- the trxA gene encoding thioredoxin: MSQQTPYIFDATTADFDQSVIEASFNKPVLVDFWAEWCAPCKALMPMLQGIAESYQGELLLAKVNCDIEQDIVARFGIRSLPTVVLFKDGQPVDGFAGAQPESAVRALLEPHVQMPAPTAADPFEQAQALFDEGRYADAEAALVVMLTEDNSNAKALILYARCLTERGELGEAQTVLDAVKSDEHKAALAGAKAQIKFLGLARDLPDAADLKARLAQNPQDDEAVYQLAIQQLARQQYEAALEALLKLFIRNRSYGEGLPHKTLLQVFELLGNDHPLVTAYRRKMFAALY, from the coding sequence ATGAGTCAGCAAACGCCGTACATCTTCGACGCCACGACTGCCGATTTCGACCAGTCGGTGATCGAAGCTTCCTTCAACAAACCGGTGCTGGTGGATTTCTGGGCCGAATGGTGTGCGCCGTGCAAGGCGCTGATGCCGATGCTGCAAGGTATCGCCGAGAGCTATCAGGGCGAACTGCTGCTGGCCAAGGTCAACTGCGACATCGAGCAGGACATCGTCGCCCGCTTCGGTATCCGCAGCCTGCCGACCGTGGTGCTGTTCAAGGACGGCCAACCGGTGGACGGTTTTGCCGGTGCGCAACCGGAATCCGCGGTGCGCGCCCTGCTCGAACCGCATGTGCAGATGCCGGCGCCAACCGCTGCCGATCCGTTCGAGCAGGCTCAGGCGCTGTTCGATGAAGGGCGTTACGCCGATGCCGAAGCGGCACTGGTGGTGATGCTCACCGAAGACAACAGCAACGCCAAGGCGCTGATCCTCTACGCCCGCTGCCTGACCGAACGCGGCGAACTGGGCGAAGCGCAAACCGTGCTCGACGCGGTCAAGAGTGATGAGCACAAGGCTGCACTGGCCGGGGCCAAGGCGCAGATCAAGTTCCTCGGCCTGGCTCGCGACCTGCCGGATGCCGCTGACCTCAAGGCGCGTCTTGCGCAGAATCCGCAGGACGACGAAGCGGTGTATCAACTGGCGATCCAGCAACTGGCGCGCCAGCAATACGAGGCGGCGCTGGAAGCCTTGCTCAAGTTGTTCATCCGCAACCGCAGCTACGGCGAAGGGTTGCCGCACAAGACCCTGCTGCAAGTGTTCGAACTGCTGGGCAACGATCACCCGCTGGTGACCGCTTACCGGCGCAAGATGTTTGCCGCGCTGTACTAA
- a CDS encoding NAD-dependent epimerase/dehydratase family protein, with protein MAEGPVLITGGAGFIGSHLTDALLAAGHSVRILDDLSTGKRTNLPLANPKVELIVGDVADAALVAQAMQGCSAVAHLAAVASVQASVDDPVKTHQSNFIGTLNVCEAMRQAGVKRVLFASSAAVYGNNGEGESIDEDTPKAPLTPYASDKLAGEHYFDFYRRQHALEPVIFRFFNIFGPRQDPSSPYSGVISIFSERAQKGLPITVFGDGEQTRDFLYVEDLVDLLVQAIDKPEVEVGAVNVGWNQATNLKQMLAELEKVVGELPPISYGPARSGDIRHSRANNRRLLERFELPAQTPMSVGLARLLGK; from the coding sequence ATGGCTGAAGGCCCTGTTTTAATCACCGGCGGCGCCGGTTTCATCGGCTCGCACCTGACGGATGCGTTGCTCGCCGCGGGCCATTCGGTGCGGATTCTCGATGATCTGTCGACCGGCAAACGTACCAACCTGCCACTGGCGAACCCGAAGGTAGAGCTGATCGTCGGTGACGTCGCCGATGCCGCGCTGGTCGCGCAGGCCATGCAAGGTTGCAGCGCGGTGGCGCATCTGGCGGCGGTGGCCTCGGTCCAGGCTTCGGTGGACGACCCGGTGAAGACTCACCAGAGCAATTTCATCGGCACCCTGAATGTCTGCGAAGCCATGCGCCAGGCCGGGGTGAAGCGTGTGCTGTTCGCTTCCAGCGCTGCCGTTTACGGCAACAACGGTGAAGGCGAGTCGATCGACGAGGACACGCCGAAAGCCCCGCTGACCCCGTATGCCTCGGACAAACTGGCCGGCGAACATTACTTCGATTTCTACCGCCGCCAGCACGCTCTGGAGCCGGTGATCTTCCGCTTCTTCAACATCTTCGGCCCACGCCAGGATCCGTCCTCGCCGTATTCCGGGGTCATCAGCATTTTCAGTGAGCGGGCGCAGAAAGGCTTGCCGATCACAGTGTTCGGCGATGGTGAGCAGACACGTGATTTTCTCTACGTCGAGGATCTGGTGGACCTGCTGGTGCAGGCCATCGACAAGCCTGAGGTGGAAGTCGGCGCGGTGAACGTGGGCTGGAATCAGGCGACCAATCTCAAGCAGATGCTGGCCGAACTGGAAAAGGTCGTCGGCGAACTTCCGCCGATCAGCTACGGCCCGGCACGTTCCGGCGACATCCGCCATTCTCGGGCGAACAACCGCCGTTTGCTCGAACGCTTCGAGCTGCCGGCGCAGACACCGATGAGCGTCGGACTGGCGCGGTTGCTGGGCAAATAG
- a CDS encoding DUF2796 domain-containing protein produces the protein MRRLLLALPFALLPLAIAHAADEHDHDHEHGSLGAHEHGVGRLNAALDGQTLELELESPAMNLVGFEHAATTDADKAKVAAARSKLENPLALFNLPAAAGCKVTSQELQSPLFGDKPDADDHDDDDHDEAAKGGEAHHHDHSEIHAHYQFSCATPGALKSLDLANIFNTFPATQKIQVQLIGPSGQQGTEVTAKAAALKF, from the coding sequence ATGCGCCGTCTGCTGCTCGCTTTGCCGTTTGCCCTGTTGCCGCTGGCCATCGCCCACGCCGCCGATGAGCACGATCATGACCACGAGCACGGCAGCCTCGGCGCCCATGAACATGGCGTCGGCCGGCTGAACGCTGCGCTCGACGGCCAGACCCTGGAGCTGGAACTGGAAAGCCCGGCGATGAACCTGGTCGGCTTCGAACACGCCGCCACCACCGACGCCGACAAGGCCAAGGTCGCTGCCGCCCGCAGCAAACTGGAAAACCCGCTGGCATTGTTCAACCTGCCAGCCGCCGCCGGTTGCAAAGTCACCAGCCAGGAACTGCAAAGCCCGCTGTTCGGCGACAAGCCGGATGCCGACGACCATGACGATGATGACCACGACGAAGCTGCCAAGGGCGGTGAAGCGCATCACCACGATCACAGCGAAATCCACGCGCACTATCAATTCAGCTGCGCGACCCCGGGTGCTCTGAAGTCGCTGGATCTGGCGAACATCTTCAATACCTTCCCGGCGACCCAGAAAATTCAGGTACAACTGATCGGCCCGAGCGGCCAGCAAGGGACGGAAGTGACGGCCAAGGCGGCTGCCCTGAAATTCTGA
- a CDS encoding ABC transporter ATP-binding protein, which yields MTQALIELSDLGFNWPGHPPLLDIPAFRLEPGETLFLKGPSGSGKTTLLGLLGGVQKPGRGSIRLLGQELTELGAGARDRFRVDHTGYIFQQFNLLPFLSVRENVELPCHFSKLRAERAKQRHGSVDQAAATLLAHLGLKDESILGRRADSLSIGQQQRVAAARALIGQPELVIADEPTSALDYDARENFIRLLFAECREAGSSLLFVSHDQSLAPLFDRHLSLAELNRAATSAEV from the coding sequence ATGACCCAAGCACTCATCGAACTGTCCGACCTGGGCTTCAACTGGCCCGGTCACCCGCCGCTGCTGGACATCCCGGCGTTCCGCCTGGAGCCGGGCGAAACCCTGTTCCTCAAAGGCCCCAGCGGCAGTGGCAAGACCACCCTGCTCGGCCTCCTCGGCGGGGTGCAGAAACCCGGGCGCGGCAGCATTCGCCTGCTCGGCCAGGAGCTGACCGAACTCGGTGCCGGCGCCCGCGACCGCTTTCGTGTCGATCACACTGGCTACATCTTCCAGCAGTTCAACCTGCTGCCGTTTCTCTCGGTGCGCGAGAACGTCGAGCTGCCCTGCCACTTCTCGAAACTGCGTGCCGAACGGGCGAAACAACGCCACGGCAGTGTTGATCAGGCGGCGGCCACCCTGCTCGCCCACTTGGGTCTGAAGGATGAAAGCATCCTCGGTCGACGCGCCGACTCGCTGTCGATCGGTCAGCAGCAACGGGTCGCCGCCGCGCGCGCCTTGATCGGCCAACCGGAACTGGTGATCGCCGACGAACCGACCTCGGCCCTCGATTACGACGCCCGGGAAAACTTCATCCGTTTGTTGTTCGCCGAATGTCGCGAGGCCGGTTCCAGCCTGTTGTTCGTCAGCCACGATCAAAGTCTGGCGCCGCTGTTCGATCGTCACCTGTCCCTGGCCGAGCTCAATCGCGCCGCCACATCTGCCGAGGTCTGA
- a CDS encoding CHAP domain-containing protein: MRGTKTPPKGVKFQLLVDGLVIDDNIIQNDDKPRIYSLISAKGQTEITLSGTKKLPSVKTRDSHDVTVQIVGASGATKAMHTTTLTEGKSLSIVAVSPWVKVPLSTSGAVSNDTFYEVEYGVKRRNQTRTVKVVIQDMPRRILMEALSHRGSTVWAGGISKKSLPHPTLKETVEFPAETNKCNLFVYDVLTSIGINVAWIEHGKAKFLPWMIKVSPPLAGEWADNERLLASWKVESSPLPGDIGAYAVTYSNASGHVGFVLTNGVCISAGWDKIEVNDAGFRNASGNAVPDDHDFTIFRRYKHSTPR; encoded by the coding sequence TTGAGGGGAACGAAAACGCCACCCAAGGGCGTCAAGTTTCAGTTGCTGGTGGATGGACTGGTCATTGACGACAACATCATCCAGAACGATGACAAACCCCGAATTTACTCACTCATATCTGCCAAGGGGCAGACCGAAATCACTCTCTCGGGCACAAAGAAATTACCGTCGGTAAAAACCCGCGACAGCCATGATGTTACTGTTCAAATCGTCGGTGCATCCGGGGCGACAAAGGCGATGCACACGACCACATTGACCGAAGGTAAATCGCTGTCGATCGTCGCCGTCTCACCCTGGGTGAAAGTGCCCTTGTCCACCAGCGGCGCTGTTTCCAATGACACTTTTTACGAGGTGGAATACGGGGTCAAGCGCAGAAACCAGACGCGCACCGTTAAGGTGGTTATCCAGGATATGCCGCGCCGGATACTGATGGAGGCGCTTTCACACCGGGGTTCCACCGTATGGGCCGGTGGCATCAGCAAAAAATCGTTGCCACACCCGACCCTCAAGGAAACGGTGGAATTCCCCGCCGAAACGAACAAATGCAACCTGTTCGTCTATGACGTACTGACCTCGATAGGTATCAATGTCGCGTGGATTGAACACGGCAAGGCAAAATTCCTGCCCTGGATGATAAAAGTCAGCCCACCACTGGCAGGTGAATGGGCGGACAACGAACGCCTTCTCGCCAGCTGGAAAGTGGAGAGTTCACCTTTACCCGGCGATATCGGTGCGTATGCTGTCACCTACTCTAACGCCAGCGGTCACGTCGGCTTCGTACTCACTAATGGCGTCTGTATTTCCGCAGGCTGGGACAAAATCGAAGTCAATGACGCCGGTTTTCGAAATGCCTCGGGCAATGCGGTACCCGATGACCATGACTTCACCATTTTCCGACGGTACAAGCACAGCACGCCACGATGA
- the nrdR gene encoding transcriptional regulator NrdR encodes MHCPFCGANDTKVIDSRLVAEGEQVRRRRECLACGERFTTFETAELVLPRLIKTDGSRQPFDEEKLRAGMQRALEKRPVSVERLESSLVHIKHKLRATGEREVKSLVVGELVMAELQKLDEVAYIRFASVYKRFQDLNEFREEIDRLAREPVKE; translated from the coding sequence ATGCACTGTCCCTTCTGCGGTGCCAACGACACCAAGGTCATCGACTCGCGTCTGGTCGCCGAGGGCGAACAGGTGCGCCGCCGGCGTGAATGCCTGGCCTGCGGCGAACGTTTCACGACGTTCGAGACGGCCGAACTGGTGTTGCCGCGCCTGATCAAAACCGACGGCAGCCGCCAACCGTTCGACGAAGAAAAACTCCGCGCCGGCATGCAACGCGCGCTGGAGAAACGTCCGGTGAGCGTCGAGCGCCTCGAATCCTCTCTGGTCCACATCAAGCACAAGCTGCGCGCCACCGGCGAACGCGAGGTCAAATCTCTCGTGGTCGGCGAACTGGTGATGGCCGAGCTGCAAAAGCTTGATGAAGTGGCCTACATCCGTTTCGCTTCGGTGTACAAGCGCTTCCAGGACCTCAACGAGTTCCGCGAAGAGATCGACCGCCTCGCCCGCGAACCGGTGAAGGAATGA